The following proteins are encoded in a genomic region of Oncorhynchus gorbuscha isolate QuinsamMale2020 ecotype Even-year linkage group LG11, OgorEven_v1.0, whole genome shotgun sequence:
- the twnk gene encoding twinkle protein, mitochondrial: protein MWMSWFLKGTTCLLQVAARSTPRLPPQRCLSSSLVRVLTKPHTPRFAIPSYYPQGPLWGMSLPISCTRSYKKDTKSILDFPVDPITVTDIKQYLRSKDIPFHDGYSCLHAPSMFLDSAVGVPADTGRESFTMFIDKTTGQFLCKETLVEGSWEDLQDCLEVMQKEGQASLSPHVLLGYPESLEEREEKEQELREVQRIWSSAVPFSDLPDEEAQLVKTMFQISKISNATLKKFAVRLFKPTKSLVFPWFGGRDSSLRGVKLLSAQSMEGGTVAYTEATVPKAGSYHNLFGLPLVGRMDSEVVLTGQEVDTLAVSQATGLPSVALPRGVNTLPPALLPYLEQFKRVTLWLGGDMRSWEASKIFSRKLGLKRCSLVRPGEFQPCPLEALFQGRNLARIVKASIPAAHKSIVSFRQLREDVYGELANTEQVAGVKWTRFPELNRIMKGHRKGELTVFTGPTGSGKTTFISEFALDLCMQGVNTLWGSFEINNVRLAKIMLTQFAMQRLEENLDQYDSWADRFEDLPLYFMTFHGQQNIKAVLDTMQHAVYLYDISHVIIDNLQFMMGQENLSVDKFAIQDHIIGAFRKFATNSSCHVTLIIHPRKEEDDRELQTASIFGTAKASQEADNVLILQEKKLVTCPGRRSLQVAKNRFDGDVGIFPLEFNKASLTFSGPVKGKHKLRKVKGDKGEGSDNEESLGQTLKKEETTVKKEKLVKLERPPKATKTPRAVKSPAAGKGTPEGEGKKQP, encoded by the exons ATGTGGATGAGCTGGTTCCTGAAAGGGACCACCTGTCTCTTGCAGGTGGCAGCCCGCAGCACCCCAAGGCTGCCTCCCCAAAGatgcctctcttcctcccttgtCAGAGTCCTAACCAAGCCACACACCCCAAGATTTGCTATTCCTTCATACTATCCTCAGGGACCACTATGGGGGATGTCATTGCCAATCAGTTGTACCAGGAGCTACAAAAAAGATACCAAGTCTATCCTAGACTTTCCTGTCGACCCTATTACAGTGACCGATATCAAACAATATCTACGCTCTAAAGACATCCCATTCCATGATGGCTACAGCTGCTTGCACGCCCCCAGCATGTTCCTGGACTCGGCTGTGGGTGTCCCTGCGGATACAGGGAGGGAGAGCTTTACAATGTTCATTGACAAAACCACAGGCCAATTTCTGTGCAAGGAGACGCTGGTGGAGGGGAGCTGGGAGGACCTGCAGGACTGCCTGGAGGTGATGCAGAAGGAGGGCCAGGCCTCCCTCAGTCCTCACGTGCTGCTGGGCTACCCCGAGAGCCtggaggagcgggaggagaaggaacaggagCTCAGGGAGGTGCAGAGGATCTGGTCCAGTGCCGTGCCCTTCTCAGACCTCCCTGACGAGGAGGCACAGCTAGTCAAAACCATGTTCCAGATCAGCAAGATCTCCAACGCCACACTCAAAAAGTTTGCGGTGAGGTTATTCAAGCCCACCAAGAGCCTGGTGTTCCCCTGGTTTGGTGGAAGGGACTCCAGCCTGCGGGGCGTCAAGCTGCTATCCGCCCAGAGCATGGAGGGCGGGACGGTGGCTTATACCGAGGCCACGGTGCCCAAGGCTGGCTCCTACCACAACCTGTTTGGACTGCCTCTGGTGGGACGCATGGACTCTGAGGTGGTGCTGACAGGCCAGGAGGTGGATACCCTGGCAGTGAGCCAGGCCACAGGCCTGCCCAGTGTGGCTCTGCCCCGGGGTGTTAACACTCTGCCCCCAGCTCTCCTGCCCTACCTGGAACAGTTCAAGCGGGTCACCCTGTGGCTGGGAGGGGACATGCGCTCCTGGGAGGCCTCCAAGATCTTCTCCAGGAAGCTGGGTCTTAAGCGCTGCTCCCTAGTGCGCCCGGGGGAGTTCCAGCCCTGTCCTCTGGAGGCCCTGTTCCAGGGCAGGAACCTGGCCCGCATCGTCAAAGCCTCCATCCCCGCCGCCCACAAGTCCATTGTGTCGTTCAGGCAGCTCAGGGAGGACGTCTACGGGGAGCTTGCCAACACGGAACAGGTGGCTGGGGTGAAATGGACCAGGTTTCCAGAGCTCAACAGGATCATGAAGGGTCATCGCAAAGGGGAACTGACAGTCTTCACAG GACCCACGGGCAGCGGCAAGACCACCTTCATCAGTGAGTTTGCCCTGGACCTGTGCATGCAGGGCGTCAACACGCTGTGGGGCAGCTTTGAGATCAACAACGTGCGCCTGGCCAAGATCATGCTGACCCAGTTCGCCATGCAGAGGCTGGAGGAGAACCTGGACCAGTACGACTCGTGGGCCGACAGGTTCGAGGACCTGCCCCTCTATTTCATGACCTTTCACGGGCAGCAGAACATCAA agCTGTGCTGGACACCATGCAACATGCTGTCTACCTTTACGACATCAGTCACGTGATCATTgacaacctgcagttcatgatggGCCAGGAGAACCTCTCTGTAGACAAGTTTGCCATCCAGGACCACATTATCGGAGCTTTCAGGAAGTTTGCCACCAACAGCAGCTGTCACGTCACTCTGATCATTCACCCCAGGAAAGAGGAGGACGACAGAGAACTACAGACAGCGTCCATCTTTGGAACAGCCAAG GCCAGCCAGGAGGCAGACAACGTGCTCATCCTGCAGGAGAAGAAGCTGGTGACATGCCCCGGCCGGAGGTCCCTCCAGGTGGCCAAGAACCGCTTCGACGGAGACGTGGGCATTTTCCCTCTGGAGTTCAACAAGGCCTCGCTCACTTTCTCCGGCCCAGTCAAGGGCAAGCACAAGCTGAGAAAGGTCAAAGGTGACAAGGGGGAGGGGTCAGATAATGAGGAGTCTTTAGGACAAACTCTAAAGAAGGAGGAGACAACGGTTAAAAAGGAGAAACTAGTGAAGTTGGAGAGGCCACCCAAAGCTACCAAAACTCCCAGAGCTGTTAAGAGTCCTGCAGCAGGGAAGGGCACACCAGAGGGCGAGGGGAAGAAACAGCCATAG
- the mrpl43 gene encoding 39S ribosomal protein L43, mitochondrial — MTSRGTPSRFLQSVLQNGVGRYVCQMKRISLIFSKNGQSSLGAREFIEEGVVDFAQKNPGTVVYVSPQSCRIPKIVAEYLNGNVKEEAITSKTSQQIAELITKLTNQSGLDIIRIRKPIHTDSPSIQGQWHPFTNRPLSIGPIGPQKQQAN, encoded by the exons ATGACATCTAGAGGCACCCCGAGTCGCTTCCTACAAAGTGTTCTGCAAAACGGGGTGGGTCGGTATGTTTGTCAAATGAAGCGCATTTCCCTCATCTTCTCCAAGAATGGACAGAGCTCTCTGGGAGCCAG GGAATTCATCGAAGAAGGAGTGGTGGATTTTGCCCAAAAGAACCCTGGAACCGTTGTCTACGTATCTCCTCAGTCCTGCAGGATCCCTAAAATTGTTGCAGAATACT TAAACGGCAATGTGAAGGAGGAAGCCATCACAAGCAAGACGTCTCAACAGATCGCAGAGTTAATAACCAAACTGACCAACCAGTCTGGCCTGGATATCATCCGTATCCGCAAgcccatccacacagacagcccCAGCATCCAGGGCCAATGGCATCCCTTCACTAACCGACCCCTGTCCATTGGACCAATCGGACCCCAGAAACAGCAGGCCAACTAA